A portion of the Vespula vulgaris chromosome 24, iyVesVulg1.1, whole genome shotgun sequence genome contains these proteins:
- the LOC127072145 gene encoding general transcriptional corepressor trfA isoform X7, with product MDSCGLLYGSREYTEDCVFNETLEQHNYNTYSSVRWSTGKKTLYLGLNRRGQPRRVQAKGHTLGRLSAYARVLTQVAPPDRVEALQRRMLGAEHNVRHRHGSHSHRQQHRHHQEQQQQQQQQQQQQQQHHQGELSQQQQQQQQQQQQHQQYHQHQQNQQHQQNQQQQQQQQQQQQQQLQTICPNLPAQEKDGRDRFRCRKRKKRKKRKRRCRPGEKVGPQCQMPEERDGSSVSGMTLSAETSSPESKRSCEGAASEEACRREALSSTSRKRKSRIGDGTLLELHTEDTSTRSTMTSSIITEATLTTEEDVPLDVPAAVSSNSNVNNSNTIATATATTTNNNNNNSNNNNNNNNATHEEKDEGEDEDEDEDEEEVELLTTTRSIGKNLEKATSKKTNVAGTISQSKKPDLLDGKKRKMKKRKKKRKKGKRGPAWPRRRSPLARKKSESVKRTDEEEAGAAAEDAEEDAGEGDAEGEEGGGEEEEIGEEEEETEEEAMEEKRKKKKKKKKFAKEERRGEVAVGVEERRDLKKKRRKEERERVERVEEIEEEEEKKKKKKKKEEVVKREEEMKDIVSRISEPVGEIPLISTTISSLSLSSYSSALSSNRSSYFDVGSRGSSQKRKKTPKSTNSRTTTASASASMSASALTLPRRRNAASSSSSSQKQLRHGVRRNAGGTLLSSSSARNPRKLKGFIASSDSRRSTAILNPKERSEDTDRDSSKDVVFDSLTTSSSSSLSSSSPPPPSSSSSSSSSLSSSSSSLSTMTTTTMTTTTRTRTTAMTTTTTAMMTKTMTTATATATAMTTTMMTKTMTKTITTKTIVPDTSRPEASSFPPFLKRNSSSSSNTSTSNSPTSTSSTTSNSSAPSISSSSSSSSTCVDSSETSNSSPLATFLESTSTIKKKTTTKKKMNEEVERKEKEVKDDDDGEDEESSSSERSTIKTERLLGIERLAM from the exons ATGGATTCCTGCGGTCTGCTTTATGGCTCG AGAGAGTATACGGAGGACTGCGTGTTCAACGAGACGTTGGAACAGCACAACTACAACACGTACAGCTCGGTGAGATGGTCGACCGGAAAAAAGACACTTTACCTCGGATTAAATCGTCGTGGACAACCTAGGAGGGTACAAGCTAAGGGTCATACACTTGGAAGATTGTCGGCATACGCGAGGGTGTTAACGCAAGTGGCACCTCCCGATCGAGTCGAGGCCCTGCAAAGGAGAATGTTAGGCGCCGAACACAATGTACGTCATCGGCACGGTAGCCATTCTCATCGGCAGCAACATCGACATCACCAggaacaacagcaacaacaacaacaacaacagcagcagcagcaacaacaccATCAGGGTGAGCTCagtcaacaacaacaacaacagcaacaacagcagcaacagcatcaGCAGTATCATCAACATCAGCAGAATCAGCAACACCAACAGAatcagcaacagcagcaacaacagcaacaacaacagcaacaacagttGCAAACGATTTGTCCCAATCTCCCGGCCCAAGAGAAGGACGGTAGAGATAGGTTTAGATGTCGCAAACgcaaaaaacgaaagaagagaaaacgtcGGTGCAGACCCGGGGAGAAAGTCGGTCCGCAATGTCAAATGCCGGAAGAAAGGGACGGATCGTCCGTCTCCGGAATGACATTGAGCGCGGAGACTTCCTCTCCTGAATCTAAGAGATCGTGCGAGGGTGCTGCCAGCGAGGAAGCATGTAGGAGAGAGGCATTATCCTCgacatcgagaaagagaaaatcgcgGATAGGAGATGGTACCTTGTTGGAGTTGCATACGGAAGATACGTCTACGAGGAGTACGATGACTAGCAGCATCATCACCGAGGCGACCTTGACGACTGAGGAGGATGTGCCATTGGATGTACCAGCGGCAGTTTCTAGCAACAGCAACGTCAACAACAGCAACACCatcgccaccgccaccgccaccaccaccaacaacaacaacaacaacagcaacaacaacaacaacaacaacaacgccACCCACGAGGAGAAGGACGAGGgggaggacgaggacgaggatgaggatgaggaggaggtggagctCCTAACCACGACTAGGAGCATCGGTAAGAACCTTGAAAAAGCAACGTCAAAAAAGACAAACGTCGCCGGCACCATTAGTCAAAGTAAAAAGCCTGATTTGCTGGACggtaagaagaggaagatgaagaagaggaagaaaaaaaggaagaaggggaAGAGGGGTCCCGCTTGGCCGAGAAGGAGGAGCCCGTTAGCCAGGAAGAAGTCCGAGAGCGTGAAGCGGACGGACGAGGAGGAGGCAGGGGCTGCGGCGGAGGATGCGGAGGAGGATGCGGGGGAAGGGGATGCGGAaggggaggagggaggaggggaggaggaggagataggagaggaggaagaggagacgGAGGAGGAGGCGatggaggagaagaggaagaagaagaaaaagaagaagaagtttgcgaaggaggagagaaggggagaggtTGCGGTGGGGGTGGAGGAAAGGAGggatttgaagaaaaagaggaggaaggaggaaagggaaagggtgGAACGAGTGGAGGAgatagaagaggaggaagagaagaaaaagaagaagaagaagaaggaggaggtggtgaaAAGGGAGGAGGAAATGAAGGATATAGTCAGCAGGATCAGCGAACCAGTCGGGGAAATACCCTTGATATCAACGACGATCTCCTCGCTCTCCTTATCCTCTTATTCCTCAGCCTTGTCCTCGAACCGTTCCTCTTACTTCGACGTTGGTTCACGTGGCTCGTCccaaaaacgaaagaagacacCGAAGAGCACGAACTCTCGAACGACAacggcgtcggcgtcggcgtcgaTGTCGGCGTCGGCGTTGACGTTGCCGAGGAGGAGGAACGCGgcgtcctcctcctcttcttctcagAAACAATTGCGTCATGGCGTACGACGAAACGCCGGCGGTACATTATTGTCCTCCTCGTCGGCGAGGAATCCAAGAAAGTTAAAGGGATTTATTGCCTCGTCAGATTCGCGTCGATCTACGGCGATCCTTAATCCGAAGGAGAGGTCGGAGGATACCGATCGAGATTCGTCCAAGGACGTCGTCTTCGACTCGTTaacaacgtcgtcgtcgtcgtcgttgtcgtcgtcgtcgccgccgccgccatcatcgtcatcgtcatcgtcatcgtcattgtcgtcgtcgtcgtcgtccttgtcgacgatgacgacgacgacgatgacgacgaccacgaggacgaggacgactgctatgacgacaacgacgacggcgaTGATGACCaagacgatgacgacggcAACCGCTACGGCGACCGCCATGACGACTACTATGATGACTAAGACGATGACCAAAACGATAACCACTAAGACGATAGTTCCTGATACAAGTCGTCCTGAAGCTTCGAGTTTTCCTCCCTTCCTTAAGAGGAACTCTTCCTCCTCGTCTAATACGTCTACCTCCAACTCCCCCACCTCCActtcctccaccacctccaacTCCTCCGCCCCctccatctcctcctcctcttcttcatcctccaCCTGTGTCGACTCGAGCGAGACGAGCAACTCGTCGCCTCTCGCTACCTTTTTGGAGTCCACCAGcacgataaagaagaagacgacgacgaagaagaagatgaacgAAGAGGtggagaggaaggagaaggaagtgAAGGACGACGATGATGGCGAAGACGAAGAATCATCATCGAGCGAGAGAAGCACGATAAAGACCGAGCGTTTACTCGGCATCGAGAGACTGGCCATGtaa
- the LOC127072145 gene encoding general transcriptional corepressor trfA isoform X5 has protein sequence MVCFMVVLVVVLLSPSTFREVHSGIAIFQRTSVSRGQLRIQGVATCLYLCMDSCGLLYGSREYTEDCVFNETLEQHNYNTYSSVRWSTGKKTLYLGLNRRGQPRRVQAKGHTLGRLSAYARVLTQVAPPDRVEALQRRMLGAEHNVRHRHGSHSHRQQHRHHQEQQQQQQQQQQQQQQHHQGELSQQQQQQQQQQQQHQQYHQHQQNQQHQQNQQQQQQQQQQQQQQLQTICPNLPAQEKDGRDRFRCRKRKKRKKRKRRCRPGEKVGPQCQMPEERDGSSVSGMTLSAETSSPESKRSCEGAASEEACRREALSSTSRKRKSRIGDGTLLELHTEDTSTRSTMTSSIITEATLTTEEDVPLDVPAAVSSNSNVNNSNTIATATATTTNNNNNNSNNNNNNNNATHEEKDEGEDEDEDEDEEEVELLTTTRSIGKNLEKATSKKTNVAGTISQSKKPDLLDGKKRKMKKRKKKRKKGKRGPAWPRRRSPLARKKSESVKRTDEEEAGAAAEDAEEDAGEGDAEGEEGGGEEEEIGEEEEETEEEAMEEKRKKKKKKKKFAKEERRGEVAVGVEERRDLKKKRRKEERERVERVEEIEEEEEKKKKKKKKEEVVKREEEMKDIVSRISEPVGEIPLISTTISSLSLSSYSSALSSNRSSYFDVGSRGSSQKRKKTPKSTNSRTTTASASASMSASALTLPRRRNAASSSSSSQKQLRHGVRRNAGGTLLSSSSARNPRKLKGFIASSDSRRSTAILNPKERSEDTDRDSSKDVVFDSLTTSSSSSLSSSSPPPPSSSSSSSSSLSSSSSSLSTMTTTTMTTTTRTRTTAMTTTTTAMMTKTMTTATATATAMTTTMMTKTMTKTITTKTIVPDTSRPEASSFPPFLKRNSSSSSNTSTSNSPTSTSSTTSNSSAPSISSSSSSSSTCVDSSETSNSSPLATFLESTSTIKKKTTTKKKMNEEVERKEKEVKDDDDGEDEESSSSERSTIKTERLLGIERLAM, from the exons CTATTTTTCAAAGGACTTCGGTGTCGAGAGGTCAACTGAGGATCCAGGGTGTTGCGACTTGCCTTTACCTCTGCATGGATTCCTGCGGTCTGCTTTATGGCTCG AGAGAGTATACGGAGGACTGCGTGTTCAACGAGACGTTGGAACAGCACAACTACAACACGTACAGCTCGGTGAGATGGTCGACCGGAAAAAAGACACTTTACCTCGGATTAAATCGTCGTGGACAACCTAGGAGGGTACAAGCTAAGGGTCATACACTTGGAAGATTGTCGGCATACGCGAGGGTGTTAACGCAAGTGGCACCTCCCGATCGAGTCGAGGCCCTGCAAAGGAGAATGTTAGGCGCCGAACACAATGTACGTCATCGGCACGGTAGCCATTCTCATCGGCAGCAACATCGACATCACCAggaacaacagcaacaacaacaacaacaacagcagcagcagcaacaacaccATCAGGGTGAGCTCagtcaacaacaacaacaacagcaacaacagcagcaacagcatcaGCAGTATCATCAACATCAGCAGAATCAGCAACACCAACAGAatcagcaacagcagcaacaacagcaacaacaacagcaacaacagttGCAAACGATTTGTCCCAATCTCCCGGCCCAAGAGAAGGACGGTAGAGATAGGTTTAGATGTCGCAAACgcaaaaaacgaaagaagagaaaacgtcGGTGCAGACCCGGGGAGAAAGTCGGTCCGCAATGTCAAATGCCGGAAGAAAGGGACGGATCGTCCGTCTCCGGAATGACATTGAGCGCGGAGACTTCCTCTCCTGAATCTAAGAGATCGTGCGAGGGTGCTGCCAGCGAGGAAGCATGTAGGAGAGAGGCATTATCCTCgacatcgagaaagagaaaatcgcgGATAGGAGATGGTACCTTGTTGGAGTTGCATACGGAAGATACGTCTACGAGGAGTACGATGACTAGCAGCATCATCACCGAGGCGACCTTGACGACTGAGGAGGATGTGCCATTGGATGTACCAGCGGCAGTTTCTAGCAACAGCAACGTCAACAACAGCAACACCatcgccaccgccaccgccaccaccaccaacaacaacaacaacaacagcaacaacaacaacaacaacaacaacgccACCCACGAGGAGAAGGACGAGGgggaggacgaggacgaggatgaggatgaggaggaggtggagctCCTAACCACGACTAGGAGCATCGGTAAGAACCTTGAAAAAGCAACGTCAAAAAAGACAAACGTCGCCGGCACCATTAGTCAAAGTAAAAAGCCTGATTTGCTGGACggtaagaagaggaagatgaagaagaggaagaaaaaaaggaagaaggggaAGAGGGGTCCCGCTTGGCCGAGAAGGAGGAGCCCGTTAGCCAGGAAGAAGTCCGAGAGCGTGAAGCGGACGGACGAGGAGGAGGCAGGGGCTGCGGCGGAGGATGCGGAGGAGGATGCGGGGGAAGGGGATGCGGAaggggaggagggaggaggggaggaggaggagataggagaggaggaagaggagacgGAGGAGGAGGCGatggaggagaagaggaagaagaagaaaaagaagaagaagtttgcgaaggaggagagaaggggagaggtTGCGGTGGGGGTGGAGGAAAGGAGggatttgaagaaaaagaggaggaaggaggaaagggaaagggtgGAACGAGTGGAGGAgatagaagaggaggaagagaagaaaaagaagaagaagaagaaggaggaggtggtgaaAAGGGAGGAGGAAATGAAGGATATAGTCAGCAGGATCAGCGAACCAGTCGGGGAAATACCCTTGATATCAACGACGATCTCCTCGCTCTCCTTATCCTCTTATTCCTCAGCCTTGTCCTCGAACCGTTCCTCTTACTTCGACGTTGGTTCACGTGGCTCGTCccaaaaacgaaagaagacacCGAAGAGCACGAACTCTCGAACGACAacggcgtcggcgtcggcgtcgaTGTCGGCGTCGGCGTTGACGTTGCCGAGGAGGAGGAACGCGgcgtcctcctcctcttcttctcagAAACAATTGCGTCATGGCGTACGACGAAACGCCGGCGGTACATTATTGTCCTCCTCGTCGGCGAGGAATCCAAGAAAGTTAAAGGGATTTATTGCCTCGTCAGATTCGCGTCGATCTACGGCGATCCTTAATCCGAAGGAGAGGTCGGAGGATACCGATCGAGATTCGTCCAAGGACGTCGTCTTCGACTCGTTaacaacgtcgtcgtcgtcgtcgttgtcgtcgtcgtcgccgccgccgccatcatcgtcatcgtcatcgtcatcgtcattgtcgtcgtcgtcgtcgtccttgtcgacgatgacgacgacgacgatgacgacgaccacgaggacgaggacgactgctatgacgacaacgacgacggcgaTGATGACCaagacgatgacgacggcAACCGCTACGGCGACCGCCATGACGACTACTATGATGACTAAGACGATGACCAAAACGATAACCACTAAGACGATAGTTCCTGATACAAGTCGTCCTGAAGCTTCGAGTTTTCCTCCCTTCCTTAAGAGGAACTCTTCCTCCTCGTCTAATACGTCTACCTCCAACTCCCCCACCTCCActtcctccaccacctccaacTCCTCCGCCCCctccatctcctcctcctcttcttcatcctccaCCTGTGTCGACTCGAGCGAGACGAGCAACTCGTCGCCTCTCGCTACCTTTTTGGAGTCCACCAGcacgataaagaagaagacgacgacgaagaagaagatgaacgAAGAGGtggagaggaaggagaaggaagtgAAGGACGACGATGATGGCGAAGACGAAGAATCATCATCGAGCGAGAGAAGCACGATAAAGACCGAGCGTTTACTCGGCATCGAGAGACTGGCCATGtaa
- the LOC127072145 gene encoding general transcriptional corepressor trfA isoform X6: MKKQKAQGKRHFEPLRRDITSAIFQRTSVSRGQLRIQGVATCLYLCMDSCGLLYGSREYTEDCVFNETLEQHNYNTYSSVRWSTGKKTLYLGLNRRGQPRRVQAKGHTLGRLSAYARVLTQVAPPDRVEALQRRMLGAEHNVRHRHGSHSHRQQHRHHQEQQQQQQQQQQQQQQHHQGELSQQQQQQQQQQQQHQQYHQHQQNQQHQQNQQQQQQQQQQQQQQLQTICPNLPAQEKDGRDRFRCRKRKKRKKRKRRCRPGEKVGPQCQMPEERDGSSVSGMTLSAETSSPESKRSCEGAASEEACRREALSSTSRKRKSRIGDGTLLELHTEDTSTRSTMTSSIITEATLTTEEDVPLDVPAAVSSNSNVNNSNTIATATATTTNNNNNNSNNNNNNNNATHEEKDEGEDEDEDEDEEEVELLTTTRSIGKNLEKATSKKTNVAGTISQSKKPDLLDGKKRKMKKRKKKRKKGKRGPAWPRRRSPLARKKSESVKRTDEEEAGAAAEDAEEDAGEGDAEGEEGGGEEEEIGEEEEETEEEAMEEKRKKKKKKKKFAKEERRGEVAVGVEERRDLKKKRRKEERERVERVEEIEEEEEKKKKKKKKEEVVKREEEMKDIVSRISEPVGEIPLISTTISSLSLSSYSSALSSNRSSYFDVGSRGSSQKRKKTPKSTNSRTTTASASASMSASALTLPRRRNAASSSSSSQKQLRHGVRRNAGGTLLSSSSARNPRKLKGFIASSDSRRSTAILNPKERSEDTDRDSSKDVVFDSLTTSSSSSLSSSSPPPPSSSSSSSSSLSSSSSSLSTMTTTTMTTTTRTRTTAMTTTTTAMMTKTMTTATATATAMTTTMMTKTMTKTITTKTIVPDTSRPEASSFPPFLKRNSSSSSNTSTSNSPTSTSSTTSNSSAPSISSSSSSSSTCVDSSETSNSSPLATFLESTSTIKKKTTTKKKMNEEVERKEKEVKDDDDGEDEESSSSERSTIKTERLLGIERLAM; this comes from the exons CTATTTTTCAAAGGACTTCGGTGTCGAGAGGTCAACTGAGGATCCAGGGTGTTGCGACTTGCCTTTACCTCTGCATGGATTCCTGCGGTCTGCTTTATGGCTCG AGAGAGTATACGGAGGACTGCGTGTTCAACGAGACGTTGGAACAGCACAACTACAACACGTACAGCTCGGTGAGATGGTCGACCGGAAAAAAGACACTTTACCTCGGATTAAATCGTCGTGGACAACCTAGGAGGGTACAAGCTAAGGGTCATACACTTGGAAGATTGTCGGCATACGCGAGGGTGTTAACGCAAGTGGCACCTCCCGATCGAGTCGAGGCCCTGCAAAGGAGAATGTTAGGCGCCGAACACAATGTACGTCATCGGCACGGTAGCCATTCTCATCGGCAGCAACATCGACATCACCAggaacaacagcaacaacaacaacaacaacagcagcagcagcaacaacaccATCAGGGTGAGCTCagtcaacaacaacaacaacagcaacaacagcagcaacagcatcaGCAGTATCATCAACATCAGCAGAATCAGCAACACCAACAGAatcagcaacagcagcaacaacagcaacaacaacagcaacaacagttGCAAACGATTTGTCCCAATCTCCCGGCCCAAGAGAAGGACGGTAGAGATAGGTTTAGATGTCGCAAACgcaaaaaacgaaagaagagaaaacgtcGGTGCAGACCCGGGGAGAAAGTCGGTCCGCAATGTCAAATGCCGGAAGAAAGGGACGGATCGTCCGTCTCCGGAATGACATTGAGCGCGGAGACTTCCTCTCCTGAATCTAAGAGATCGTGCGAGGGTGCTGCCAGCGAGGAAGCATGTAGGAGAGAGGCATTATCCTCgacatcgagaaagagaaaatcgcgGATAGGAGATGGTACCTTGTTGGAGTTGCATACGGAAGATACGTCTACGAGGAGTACGATGACTAGCAGCATCATCACCGAGGCGACCTTGACGACTGAGGAGGATGTGCCATTGGATGTACCAGCGGCAGTTTCTAGCAACAGCAACGTCAACAACAGCAACACCatcgccaccgccaccgccaccaccaccaacaacaacaacaacaacagcaacaacaacaacaacaacaacaacgccACCCACGAGGAGAAGGACGAGGgggaggacgaggacgaggatgaggatgaggaggaggtggagctCCTAACCACGACTAGGAGCATCGGTAAGAACCTTGAAAAAGCAACGTCAAAAAAGACAAACGTCGCCGGCACCATTAGTCAAAGTAAAAAGCCTGATTTGCTGGACggtaagaagaggaagatgaagaagaggaagaaaaaaaggaagaaggggaAGAGGGGTCCCGCTTGGCCGAGAAGGAGGAGCCCGTTAGCCAGGAAGAAGTCCGAGAGCGTGAAGCGGACGGACGAGGAGGAGGCAGGGGCTGCGGCGGAGGATGCGGAGGAGGATGCGGGGGAAGGGGATGCGGAaggggaggagggaggaggggaggaggaggagataggagaggaggaagaggagacgGAGGAGGAGGCGatggaggagaagaggaagaagaagaaaaagaagaagaagtttgcgaaggaggagagaaggggagaggtTGCGGTGGGGGTGGAGGAAAGGAGggatttgaagaaaaagaggaggaaggaggaaagggaaagggtgGAACGAGTGGAGGAgatagaagaggaggaagagaagaaaaagaagaagaagaagaaggaggaggtggtgaaAAGGGAGGAGGAAATGAAGGATATAGTCAGCAGGATCAGCGAACCAGTCGGGGAAATACCCTTGATATCAACGACGATCTCCTCGCTCTCCTTATCCTCTTATTCCTCAGCCTTGTCCTCGAACCGTTCCTCTTACTTCGACGTTGGTTCACGTGGCTCGTCccaaaaacgaaagaagacacCGAAGAGCACGAACTCTCGAACGACAacggcgtcggcgtcggcgtcgaTGTCGGCGTCGGCGTTGACGTTGCCGAGGAGGAGGAACGCGgcgtcctcctcctcttcttctcagAAACAATTGCGTCATGGCGTACGACGAAACGCCGGCGGTACATTATTGTCCTCCTCGTCGGCGAGGAATCCAAGAAAGTTAAAGGGATTTATTGCCTCGTCAGATTCGCGTCGATCTACGGCGATCCTTAATCCGAAGGAGAGGTCGGAGGATACCGATCGAGATTCGTCCAAGGACGTCGTCTTCGACTCGTTaacaacgtcgtcgtcgtcgtcgttgtcgtcgtcgtcgccgccgccgccatcatcgtcatcgtcatcgtcatcgtcattgtcgtcgtcgtcgtcgtccttgtcgacgatgacgacgacgacgatgacgacgaccacgaggacgaggacgactgctatgacgacaacgacgacggcgaTGATGACCaagacgatgacgacggcAACCGCTACGGCGACCGCCATGACGACTACTATGATGACTAAGACGATGACCAAAACGATAACCACTAAGACGATAGTTCCTGATACAAGTCGTCCTGAAGCTTCGAGTTTTCCTCCCTTCCTTAAGAGGAACTCTTCCTCCTCGTCTAATACGTCTACCTCCAACTCCCCCACCTCCActtcctccaccacctccaacTCCTCCGCCCCctccatctcctcctcctcttcttcatcctccaCCTGTGTCGACTCGAGCGAGACGAGCAACTCGTCGCCTCTCGCTACCTTTTTGGAGTCCACCAGcacgataaagaagaagacgacgacgaagaagaagatgaacgAAGAGGtggagaggaaggagaaggaagtgAAGGACGACGATGATGGCGAAGACGAAGAATCATCATCGAGCGAGAGAAGCACGATAAAGACCGAGCGTTTACTCGGCATCGAGAGACTGGCCATGtaa